One genomic segment of Clostridium saccharoperbutylacetonicum N1-4(HMT) includes these proteins:
- a CDS encoding DUF6179 domain-containing protein, protein MENCNSIEKYSFFVEHNFSEDHFFKDVLVTCYKEKLLDDTTLNRLSYERLELLKIQLKYYTKDESSSVMVEVAENLLEGIDYTLGFYLKTFNSIELIIDELKNNSLSQMLETGRDLIKVTMKESKKLLEYIINNKLKINNYSYNDTIDDGLPPFFKEYDYFFTPHIGSCSGSIDYQLYMDNWNYKGIEYIRNYLKILNLENEFCNKFDIYEINELLYGYDKRCDLLLINVFELILINSLGLIICNKSLNSLNITNSDREVLISKLMNLSLEKLQDKLLEGAAKCCETLTIENNELINYIKKSTTKLTEWLYESIKLDKLETVFISFKENINEEIIEYEDGEKLSNTAFKNITEKIRECSSVQDKITLIKYNIKSLEDLIDMLNAECLFDDEFMHLFKNLSKTYIILLAKHISDFSFNNDYEKDWYYEFKKYILSLSEEDQKNIEIIKEKINIT, encoded by the coding sequence GGAAAAACTTCTAGATGATACTACTTTAAACAGGCTTTCTTATGAAAGGCTTGAACTATTAAAGATACAATTAAAATATTACACTAAAGATGAAAGCAGCTCTGTTATGGTAGAAGTGGCAGAAAACTTGCTTGAGGGCATTGATTATACATTAGGCTTTTATTTAAAAACCTTTAATTCCATTGAGCTAATAATAGATGAATTAAAAAATAATAGCTTATCACAAATGTTAGAAACTGGTCGAGACTTAATAAAAGTCACTATGAAAGAAAGTAAAAAACTTTTGGAATACATTATAAATAATAAACTTAAAATAAATAATTATTCTTATAATGACACTATAGATGATGGGCTTCCACCCTTTTTTAAGGAGTATGATTACTTTTTTACCCCACATATAGGCTCATGCTCAGGCTCAATAGATTATCAACTTTACATGGATAATTGGAATTATAAAGGCATTGAGTATATAAGAAATTATTTAAAAATCTTAAATTTAGAAAATGAATTTTGCAATAAATTTGATATTTATGAAATCAATGAATTGCTTTATGGATATGATAAAAGATGTGACTTACTTTTGATAAATGTATTCGAATTAATACTTATTAATTCTCTGGGCTTGATTATATGCAACAAATCTTTAAATAGCTTAAATATAACTAATTCTGACAGAGAAGTTTTAATAAGTAAATTGATGAATTTATCACTTGAAAAGTTACAAGACAAATTATTGGAAGGTGCAGCTAAGTGTTGTGAAACTTTAACTATTGAAAATAATGAATTGATTAATTATATTAAAAAGTCTACAACTAAGTTAACAGAATGGTTATATGAAAGTATTAAATTGGATAAATTAGAAACGGTATTTATATCTTTTAAGGAAAATATAAATGAAGAAATTATAGAATATGAAGACGGAGAAAAGCTAAGTAACACTGCATTTAAAAATATAACTGAAAAAATAAGAGAATGCTCTTCTGTGCAAGATAAGATTACATTGATAAAATATAATATTAAAAGCTTGGAAGATTTAATAGATATGCTAAATGCAGAATGTTTATTCGATGATGAGTTTATGCACTTATTTAAAAACTTATCAAAAACTTACATTATTCTCTTAGCAAAGCATATTTCAGATTTTAGCTTTAATAATGACTACGAAAAAGATTGGTACTATGAATTTAAAAAATATATTTTAAGTTTAAGTGAAGAAGATCAAAAGAACATTGAAATAATTAAAGAAAAAATTAATATTACTTAA
- a CDS encoding glycine betaine ABC transporter substrate-binding protein translates to MNEFSNYIFTAKDQIMTLSVEHIKLTAIAVGIAIIIGIPLGIITSYVKRLNKPILGIASVVQAIPSMALLGFAIPFLGIGTKPAIVMVVLYSLLPIIKNTTTGIDSINSEMLEAAKGIGLTKFQVLVKVQIPLALPVIMSGIRISAVTAVGLMTMAAFIGGGGLGYLVFSGIRTVNNYQILAGAIPACILALLVDGLFGVVEKLVTPISLQNGNNKSKASKVKARKMQKSILVATACVLVGIFVVTGVSQKVSSKKVITIGSKDFTEQEILGNIISELIERKTDITVNRKFALGGTQVIFSAIKNGDVDMYVSYSGTAYGDVLKYKPISDVEKVYNTVKKDYKDKYDIEVLKQMGFNNTYTLAVAKDTAQKYNLKTISDLAKVSNDLTATTTLEFLNREDGLIGLTKKYNLNFKDTVGIDGSPRYAALINKESDVIDAFSTDGLLKKYDLKVLKDDKHFFPPYYAIPVVKAETLEKYPEIKPLVEEVGDLLNDDVMSELNYEVDELNKDPKDVAIEFLQKNELI, encoded by the coding sequence ATGAATGAATTCTCAAATTATATATTTACAGCAAAAGATCAGATAATGACATTATCAGTTGAACATATTAAACTTACGGCAATAGCTGTTGGTATAGCTATAATAATTGGAATCCCATTGGGAATAATTACAAGTTATGTGAAAAGACTGAATAAGCCGATTTTAGGTATAGCTAGTGTTGTTCAAGCAATTCCAAGTATGGCATTACTGGGATTTGCAATACCGTTTTTAGGAATAGGTACAAAACCAGCAATTGTAATGGTGGTATTATATTCATTACTACCAATTATAAAAAATACTACTACAGGAATTGATAGTATAAATTCAGAAATGCTTGAAGCTGCAAAGGGAATTGGACTTACTAAATTTCAAGTTTTAGTTAAAGTTCAAATACCTTTAGCACTTCCAGTAATAATGTCAGGAATAAGAATTTCAGCAGTTACAGCAGTAGGCCTTATGACTATGGCAGCATTTATTGGTGGTGGTGGTTTGGGATATTTGGTTTTCTCTGGTATAAGAACTGTTAATAATTATCAAATTTTAGCAGGAGCAATTCCAGCGTGTATATTAGCATTATTAGTAGATGGATTATTTGGAGTGGTAGAAAAACTTGTTACACCAATTAGTTTGCAAAATGGTAATAATAAAAGTAAAGCATCAAAAGTTAAAGCTAGAAAAATGCAAAAATCTATATTAGTTGCTACTGCATGTGTCCTTGTTGGAATTTTTGTTGTAACAGGAGTATCTCAAAAGGTATCTAGTAAAAAAGTTATTACAATAGGTAGTAAAGACTTTACAGAACAAGAGATTTTAGGAAATATAATATCAGAGCTTATAGAAAGAAAGACAGACATTACTGTTAATAGAAAATTTGCGTTAGGTGGAACTCAAGTTATATTTTCTGCTATAAAAAATGGTGATGTTGACATGTATGTGAGTTACAGTGGAACAGCTTATGGAGATGTATTAAAATATAAGCCAATATCAGATGTAGAAAAGGTTTATAATACAGTAAAAAAAGATTATAAGGATAAATATGATATTGAAGTGTTAAAGCAAATGGGGTTTAATAATACGTATACACTAGCAGTAGCAAAGGATACTGCTCAAAAATATAATTTAAAAACTATAAGTGATCTTGCAAAAGTTTCAAATGATTTAACTGCAACAACAACGCTTGAGTTCCTTAATAGAGAAGATGGATTAATTGGTTTAACTAAGAAATATAATCTTAATTTCAAAGATACTGTCGGAATAGACGGCAGTCCTAGATATGCTGCTTTAATTAATAAAGAAAGTGATGTAATAGATGCATTTTCGACAGATGGATTATTGAAGAAATATGATTTGAAGGTTTTAAAAGATGATAAACACTTTTTTCCACCATATTATGCTATTCCTGTGGTGAAAGCTGAAACATTAGAAAAATATCCTGAAATAAAACCATTAGTAGAAGAAGTAGGAGACTTACTTAATGATGATGTAATGAGTGAATTAAATTATGAAGTAGATGAATTAAATAAAGATCCTAAAGATGTTGCTATAGAATTTTTGCAAAAGAATGAATTAATTTAA
- a CDS encoding ABC transporter ATP-binding protein: MIEFINIRKDFKNKTILKDISLKINKGELVAIIGSSGCGKTTTLKMINRLINPTSGKIFINGEDIASKDVIKLRRNIGYVIQQTGLFPHLTIRENIQIIPKVEKLDKANVEKKTIELMEMVGLSSDEFLDRYPTELSGGQQQRVGVARAFAINPEIILMDEPFSALDPITRVQLQEELIDLQSKLKRTIVFVTHDMDEAIKIADKICIMNKGEIIQYDTPENILKNPINDFVNEFIGKNRIWSSPEFIRAKDIMIDHPVTCFKNTSLLRCIEKMRSSKVDSLMVIDKENYLLGITTAKEIQNKSDRNILVEEIMNTKFINVKPDDSIIGILETVKKHKIGQVPVLDDKGVLKGIITKSSLVTTLSSQFLDTEEVK, encoded by the coding sequence GTGATAGAATTTATAAACATACGTAAAGATTTCAAAAATAAAACAATTCTTAAAGACATTTCATTAAAGATAAATAAAGGGGAACTTGTTGCTATAATAGGATCAAGTGGATGCGGAAAGACAACAACATTAAAAATGATAAATAGGTTGATTAATCCAACATCAGGAAAAATCTTTATTAATGGTGAAGATATTGCTTCAAAAGATGTAATAAAGCTTAGAAGAAACATTGGATATGTAATACAACAAACAGGATTGTTTCCACATCTGACTATTAGAGAAAATATTCAAATAATTCCTAAAGTTGAAAAATTAGATAAAGCCAATGTAGAGAAAAAAACAATTGAACTTATGGAAATGGTTGGATTAAGTAGTGATGAATTTTTAGATAGATATCCAACTGAATTGAGTGGAGGACAGCAACAGAGAGTTGGAGTTGCAAGAGCTTTTGCAATAAACCCAGAAATAATTTTAATGGATGAGCCTTTTAGTGCTTTAGATCCAATTACTAGGGTGCAGCTTCAAGAGGAATTAATTGATTTACAAAGTAAATTAAAAAGAACTATTGTTTTTGTAACACATGATATGGATGAAGCTATAAAAATCGCAGATAAAATTTGTATAATGAATAAAGGTGAGATTATACAATATGATACTCCAGAAAATATTCTTAAAAATCCTATTAATGATTTTGTTAACGAATTTATTGGAAAGAATAGAATATGGTCATCACCAGAATTTATAAGGGCTAAAGATATAATGATTGATCATCCTGTTACTTGTTTTAAAAATACATCATTGTTAAGATGCATTGAAAAAATGAGAAGTTCAAAAGTTGATAGTTTAATGGTGATAGATAAAGAAAACTATCTTTTGGGAATTACTACAGCCAAGGAAATACAAAATAAATCTGATAGAAATATTCTCGTAGAAGAAATAATGAATACTAAATTCATAAATGTAAAGCCAGATGATTCGATTATAGGCATCCTTGAAACTGTAAAAAAACATAAAATAGGACAAGTTCCGGTGCTTGATGATAAGGGCGTTTTAAAAGGAATAATTACGAAAAGTAGTTTAGTAACAACTCTAAGTAGTCAATTTTTAGATACGGAAGAGGTGAAATAA
- a CDS encoding GntR family transcriptional regulator: protein MEKRIKIVSPVYQQIAADIASKIATGYYRVGEKIYARSVLASQYGVSAETARRAIAILADMDIVDANKGSGVIIKSTEKAIKFIRQHNDVKTVTDLRNDILDKLEHQKEENDLLRDRILDLLERTDRFKAINPFIPFEILITKKTPYIDKNVAEINFWHNTLATIICIKRNGCLEMSPGPYAVLRENDIFYFIGNEGCYEKVTKFLYP from the coding sequence ATGGAAAAAAGAATAAAAATAGTAAGTCCTGTTTATCAGCAAATTGCTGCAGATATTGCTTCTAAAATAGCAACTGGATATTATCGTGTTGGTGAAAAAATATATGCACGATCTGTGCTTGCTAGTCAATATGGAGTCTCTGCAGAAACAGCGAGAAGAGCTATAGCAATCCTCGCGGATATGGATATAGTAGATGCAAATAAAGGCAGTGGAGTAATAATAAAATCAACAGAGAAAGCTATAAAATTTATCAGACAGCACAATGACGTAAAGACTGTTACTGATTTAAGGAATGATATACTTGACAAATTAGAACATCAAAAAGAAGAAAATGATTTGTTAAGAGATAGAATTTTAGATTTATTAGAGAGAACAGATAGGTTTAAAGCAATAAATCCATTTATACCTTTCGAAATACTTATAACAAAAAAAACACCGTATATAGATAAAAATGTAGCGGAAATTAATTTTTGGCATAATACCCTAGCTACAATAATATGTATTAAGAGAAATGGATGCTTAGAAATGTCCCCGGGACCATATGCCGTTTTACGTGAAAATGACATTTTTTATTTTATCGGAAATGAAGGTTGTTATGAAAAAGTAACTAAATTTTTGTATCCATAA
- a CDS encoding Zn-dependent hydrolase has protein sequence MVTCNIDRMDDKIKTFSKFGDTGRGGITRLSLSPAALEAREEFCRRCKALGMEIKTDDMANIYATLPGEDGLPAIMMGSHADSVKQGGNYDGILGVLTALEAAETIVTEKIPHKHPITVVIWTNEEGARFEPAMMSSGVITGKFDKDVMLASTDTEGVTFKEALEASGYMGEASNRMTPEKYMALLELHIEQGPVLEDEKIDIGVVEGVCGMINYEFTFVGQADHAGTTPMKYRKDALYAAVKTIQYLHDELDKLDSKLVYTTGKISAHPNIHTVIPDMVKFTLDARHQDPEVINQVLEIIKAIPKVVEKCEASYKEAWSRKTVHYYPEFIDYVEKNAKEFGYSSRRIYSGPGHDAQFITDVIPTTMIFVPSKDGHSHCEKEFTPLENCWKGANVLLQTILDIDKNN, from the coding sequence ATGGTTACTTGTAACATTGATAGAATGGATGACAAAATTAAAACTTTTAGTAAATTTGGAGACACTGGAAGAGGCGGAATAACAAGATTGTCATTGTCACCAGCAGCATTAGAAGCAAGAGAAGAATTTTGCAGACGATGTAAAGCACTTGGAATGGAAATAAAAACAGATGATATGGCAAATATTTATGCAACACTTCCTGGAGAAGATGGTTTACCAGCTATTATGATGGGATCTCATGCTGATTCTGTTAAACAAGGAGGGAATTATGATGGGATTCTTGGTGTACTAACTGCACTCGAAGCAGCAGAAACCATAGTCACAGAAAAAATTCCTCATAAGCATCCAATAACAGTTGTTATATGGACAAATGAAGAAGGTGCACGTTTTGAACCTGCAATGATGTCATCAGGAGTTATTACAGGTAAATTTGATAAGGATGTAATGCTTGCATCTACAGATACAGAAGGTGTTACCTTTAAAGAAGCTTTAGAAGCAAGTGGATATATGGGAGAAGCTTCTAATAGAATGACGCCTGAAAAATATATGGCATTATTAGAACTTCATATAGAACAAGGACCAGTTTTAGAAGATGAAAAAATTGATATCGGTGTTGTTGAAGGGGTTTGCGGTATGATCAACTATGAATTTACTTTTGTAGGTCAAGCTGATCATGCAGGAACAACGCCTATGAAATATAGAAAAGATGCTTTGTATGCAGCAGTAAAAACAATTCAATATCTTCACGATGAGCTGGATAAACTTGATAGTAAGCTAGTATATACAACAGGAAAGATTTCAGCACATCCTAATATTCACACTGTAATTCCTGATATGGTGAAATTTACTTTAGACGCTAGACACCAAGATCCAGAAGTAATTAATCAAGTGCTTGAAATAATTAAAGCTATTCCAAAGGTTGTTGAAAAATGTGAAGCAAGTTATAAAGAAGCATGGTCACGTAAGACAGTTCACTATTATCCAGAATTTATTGATTATGTTGAAAAGAATGCAAAGGAATTCGGATATTCATCTAGGAGAATTTACAGTGGTCCAGGACATGATGCTCAATTTATAACAGATGTTATCCCAACAACAATGATTTTTGTTCCTAGTAAAGATGGACACAGTCATTGTGAAAAAGAATTTACTCCTCTCGAAAACTGCTGGAAAGGGGCAAATGTCCTATTACAAACTATTTTAGATATTGATAAAAATAATTAG
- the preA gene encoding NAD-dependent dihydropyrimidine dehydrogenase subunit PreA has protein sequence MSSLFNKDISINEYVSGCLLCNEAPCRKACPYTLEADNIIRSLRFENKAGAVNKLPHPLPCETCADKACIKACLKGKINEPVPIDKIMKAIAAEPKIKEDDVDLSIDFCGVHTENPFFLSSSVVGSNYEMVAKAFDMGWAGVAFKTIGMFVPKEVSPRFTALTKENLPFVGFKNIEQISDHTLEENIKFLKQLKADYPTKIIVASIMGQNEEEWTKLAKLMTEAGADIIECNFSCPHMTGEGLGSDVGQNPELVDLYTKATRKGTHLPILAKMTPNIGNMEIPAKAAMEAGATGIAAINTIKSIMNIDLENFQSAPNVEGKSSVGGYSGKAVKPIALRFIRDMKVCKELKDAPISGMGGIETWADAAEFLALGCENLQITTSVMQYGYRIIEDLIEGMKLYLSSQGYKRVSEVVGKALPNIVAADELERDGICYPKFDRDKCLGCGRCYLSCFDGGHQAIKMDEKTNKPMLIANKCVGCQLCGTVCPAKAISPAQRVMKK, from the coding sequence ATGAGTAGTTTATTTAATAAAGATATTTCTATTAATGAATATGTGTCAGGATGCTTACTATGTAATGAAGCTCCTTGCAGAAAAGCTTGTCCCTACACCCTTGAAGCGGATAATATTATTCGTTCTTTAAGATTTGAAAATAAGGCTGGGGCAGTAAATAAACTGCCACATCCACTTCCTTGTGAAACTTGTGCAGATAAGGCATGTATAAAGGCATGTTTAAAGGGAAAAATTAATGAACCGGTACCTATTGATAAAATTATGAAAGCAATTGCAGCTGAACCTAAAATTAAAGAGGATGATGTTGATTTATCTATAGATTTTTGCGGAGTTCATACAGAAAACCCATTTTTCCTTTCTTCCTCTGTGGTTGGAAGCAATTATGAGATGGTGGCTAAGGCATTTGATATGGGCTGGGCAGGAGTAGCTTTTAAGACAATAGGAATGTTTGTACCAAAGGAGGTTTCTCCAAGATTTACAGCTTTAACTAAAGAAAACTTACCTTTTGTAGGTTTTAAAAATATAGAGCAAATTTCAGATCATACCCTAGAAGAAAATATAAAATTCCTAAAACAACTTAAGGCGGATTATCCGACTAAAATCATTGTTGCATCAATTATGGGACAAAATGAAGAAGAATGGACAAAACTTGCTAAGCTTATGACAGAAGCAGGTGCAGATATTATAGAATGTAATTTCTCATGTCCACATATGACAGGGGAAGGTTTAGGCTCTGATGTCGGACAAAATCCTGAATTAGTTGATTTATATACTAAAGCAACAAGAAAAGGAACACACTTACCTATACTTGCAAAGATGACTCCGAATATTGGTAATATGGAAATACCAGCTAAGGCTGCAATGGAAGCGGGTGCAACAGGGATTGCTGCAATAAATACAATAAAGAGCATTATGAATATAGATCTCGAAAATTTTCAATCTGCACCAAATGTAGAAGGAAAATCAAGTGTTGGAGGATATTCAGGAAAAGCTGTAAAACCAATAGCCTTACGTTTTATAAGAGATATGAAGGTTTGTAAGGAACTAAAGGATGCACCTATAAGTGGTATGGGAGGAATTGAAACTTGGGCAGATGCGGCAGAATTCTTAGCTTTAGGCTGTGAAAATTTACAAATAACTACATCAGTTATGCAATATGGTTATAGGATTATTGAGGATTTAATTGAAGGAATGAAACTATATTTAAGTTCACAAGGTTATAAAAGGGTAAGCGAAGTGGTTGGAAAAGCCTTGCCTAATATTGTAGCTGCTGATGAACTTGAAAGAGATGGTATTTGTTATCCTAAATTTGATAGAGATAAATGCTTAGGGTGTGGAAGATGCTATTTATCCTGCTTTGATGGTGGACATCAAGCAATAAAGATGGATGAAAAAACAAACAAACCTATGCTTATAGCAAATAAATGTGTTGGGTGTCAGTTATGTGGCACTGTTTGCCCAGCTAAGGCAATTTCGCCAGCCCAGAGAGTAATGAAAAAATAA
- the hydA gene encoding dihydropyrimidinase, which yields MQSTKYKRRRILMDLIIKNGTIVTPVESYKADIAVKNGKIVAIGTGFSEEGAKVVDAAGKLVLPGAIDAHTHLAMPFGGTVSADSYLAGTRAAACGGVTTVFDYPMQRKGKGIIETIEGRKEMCDPEACVDYAFHCCITDLNDGAILDEFEAAVNYGITSFKCFLVYKKEGMMVDDGTLVKILLKAKETGAMTNIHAENPDVIDLNIEQFLKEGKTSAWYHYLSRPEFVEAEADKRAIHWAKSMEAPLYIVHMADKEGLEAAITAKNDGHEIYIETCPQYLEFTCEVYKREDGRNFVCSPPMKGQESQDALWKAIESGAIDTVATDHCPFQSYEKDWGKDDFTKIPNGCAGIENLYPYMLSAANDGKISFNRAVELCAFNPAKIFGCEDKGSLAVGKDADIVIYDPNKEFTISVENMHSDYDHTIWEGKKLHGYPVKTFVRGNLVYEDGNFVGKPGIGQFVKRVGRK from the coding sequence ATCCAAAGCACCAAATATAAAAGGAGGAGAATACTTATGGATTTGATTATTAAAAATGGAACTATTGTAACACCAGTGGAATCTTACAAAGCAGATATTGCTGTAAAGAATGGAAAAATCGTAGCAATTGGAACAGGCTTTTCAGAAGAAGGTGCAAAAGTTGTAGATGCAGCTGGAAAGTTAGTTTTGCCAGGTGCTATTGATGCACATACACATTTAGCAATGCCTTTTGGAGGAACAGTTTCAGCAGATAGCTACCTTGCAGGCACAAGAGCAGCAGCTTGTGGTGGTGTTACAACAGTTTTTGATTATCCAATGCAAAGAAAAGGAAAAGGCATAATTGAAACTATTGAAGGCAGAAAAGAAATGTGTGATCCAGAAGCTTGCGTTGATTATGCATTTCACTGCTGTATAACAGATTTAAATGATGGCGCCATTTTAGATGAATTTGAAGCAGCTGTAAATTATGGTATTACAAGCTTTAAATGTTTCTTAGTATATAAAAAAGAAGGCATGATGGTTGATGATGGAACCTTAGTGAAAATATTGTTAAAGGCAAAAGAAACAGGTGCCATGACTAATATTCATGCTGAAAATCCAGATGTTATTGATTTAAATATCGAACAATTCTTAAAAGAAGGTAAAACTTCAGCGTGGTATCACTATTTAAGCAGACCAGAATTTGTGGAGGCAGAAGCTGATAAAAGAGCTATTCACTGGGCTAAATCTATGGAAGCACCTTTGTATATTGTTCATATGGCAGATAAGGAAGGCCTAGAGGCGGCAATAACTGCAAAAAACGATGGTCATGAGATTTATATAGAAACATGCCCTCAATATTTAGAATTTACTTGTGAGGTATATAAGAGAGAGGATGGAAGAAATTTCGTATGTTCTCCGCCAATGAAAGGTCAAGAAAGCCAAGATGCTCTTTGGAAGGCAATAGAGTCTGGAGCAATAGATACTGTAGCTACTGACCACTGTCCATTCCAAAGTTATGAAAAGGACTGGGGAAAGGATGATTTTACAAAGATTCCAAATGGTTGTGCTGGTATAGAAAATTTATATCCTTATATGCTTTCAGCTGCTAATGACGGAAAAATATCCTTTAATCGTGCAGTTGAATTATGTGCCTTTAATCCAGCAAAAATATTTGGATGCGAGGATAAAGGTTCTTTAGCAGTTGGGAAGGATGCAGATATTGTAATTTATGATCCTAATAAAGAGTTCACAATTTCAGTAGAAAACATGCATTCAGATTATGATCACACTATTTGGGAAGGGAAAAAACTTCACGGATATCCAGTAAAGACTTTTGTAAGAGGCAATTTGGTATATGAGGATGGGAATTTTGTTGGAAAGCCAGGTATTGGGCAATTTGTAAAGAGAGTAGGACGAAAATAA
- a CDS encoding ABC transporter substrate-binding protein has product MKKRLLALFVIIMTMTALFIGCGANSSSTSDTKDKPAADSSDTSKKSDGSLQKVKLQLKWLPQSQFMGYYVAQQKGYYKDEGIDLQILPGGSDIIPEQNVYNGVADIGVTWVSSLMTYQAQGYNLQEVSQVFQKSGMLLVSKKEKGINSPKDLAGKKVGNWFGGNEYELLALLSKYNLDKEKDLKLVQQDFTMDQVKEGSIDAASAMTYNELGLLFEGGMKKEDLNIIDMNDENVAMMEDCLFVNSDWAAKNKDLVVRFLKASIKGWKDAVKDPEAAGKTVYDVDKSVSLDHQVYMAKEVAKLVAPQGFDTSKIGQIDMKAIKQTGDFLKKYNKDLAKDPVVDDTTFTSKYWDEAVK; this is encoded by the coding sequence ATGAAAAAAAGATTATTAGCTTTATTTGTGATTATAATGACGATGACGGCACTGTTTATAGGATGTGGGGCTAATTCGTCAAGTACATCGGATACCAAGGATAAACCAGCAGCAGACTCAAGTGATACTTCAAAAAAGAGTGATGGGTCACTTCAAAAAGTTAAACTTCAATTAAAATGGCTGCCTCAATCACAATTTATGGGTTACTATGTGGCACAACAAAAGGGATATTACAAAGATGAAGGTATTGATCTTCAAATTCTTCCTGGTGGAAGCGATATTATCCCGGAACAAAATGTATATAACGGGGTAGCAGATATAGGAGTTACTTGGGTATCTAGTTTAATGACCTATCAAGCGCAAGGATACAATTTACAAGAGGTTTCACAAGTATTTCAAAAATCAGGTATGCTTTTAGTTTCTAAAAAAGAAAAAGGTATTAATTCACCAAAGGATTTAGCAGGTAAAAAAGTCGGTAATTGGTTTGGTGGTAATGAGTATGAATTACTTGCTTTATTATCAAAATATAACTTAGATAAAGAAAAAGACTTAAAGCTTGTACAACAAGATTTTACAATGGATCAAGTAAAAGAAGGTTCTATTGATGCAGCGTCAGCTATGACTTATAACGAATTAGGTTTATTATTTGAAGGCGGTATGAAAAAAGAAGATTTAAATATTATTGATATGAATGATGAAAATGTTGCAATGATGGAAGATTGTTTATTTGTTAATTCTGATTGGGCAGCTAAAAACAAAGATTTAGTGGTTCGTTTCTTGAAAGCTTCAATTAAAGGCTGGAAGGACGCAGTTAAAGATCCAGAAGCTGCAGGAAAGACTGTTTATGATGTTGATAAATCAGTATCTTTAGACCACCAAGTTTATATGGCGAAAGAAGTTGCTAAGCTTGTAGCACCACAAGGCTTTGATACATCAAAAATTGGACAAATTGATATGAAGGCAATTAAGCAAACAGGTGATTTCTTAAAGAAATACAATAAAGATTTAGCTAAAGATCCAGTAGTTGATGATACAACCTTTACATCAAAATATTGGGACGAAGCTGTAAAATAA
- a CDS encoding ABC transporter permease yields MGEKMKNILWPLSFGILIIVVWELGFIHSLLGFKPFQLPIPSQIVKTLENNFSKAIYDTAVTVAGALVGMALGCLIGFIVALIATQFPKWGYTGLTVISAFNAIPIVALSPIMNRWFTSGFAQKVGVVTVVCMAAMAINAYRGLNDLKPFAKDLLESYAASKKVIFFKLRLPNCLPSIFTALKINVAAAIMGAMISEYFASSTSGIGFGVKDNLRKGMMAMGWTYIVMASVVGIILYSIIILVERRAIKWHASQR; encoded by the coding sequence ATGGGAGAAAAAATGAAAAACATTCTATGGCCCTTGAGTTTTGGAATACTTATAATAGTGGTTTGGGAATTAGGATTTATTCATAGTTTATTAGGTTTTAAACCCTTTCAGTTACCAATACCTTCACAAATAGTAAAAACTCTTGAAAATAATTTTTCTAAAGCAATATATGATACGGCAGTTACAGTGGCAGGTGCATTAGTAGGAATGGCTTTAGGTTGTTTGATTGGATTTATTGTTGCTTTAATAGCTACTCAATTTCCTAAATGGGGTTATACAGGATTAACAGTAATATCAGCCTTTAACGCAATTCCAATTGTAGCACTATCTCCAATTATGAATCGTTGGTTTACTAGTGGCTTTGCTCAAAAGGTGGGAGTAGTAACAGTTGTATGCATGGCAGCCATGGCAATTAATGCATATCGCGGTTTAAATGATCTAAAACCTTTTGCAAAAGATTTATTAGAATCTTATGCAGCTTCTAAAAAAGTCATATTTTTTAAGCTTCGTTTGCCGAATTGTCTTCCAAGTATATTTACAGCACTGAAAATTAATGTTGCTGCGGCCATAATGGGGGCTATGATAAGTGAATATTTCGCTTCATCTACTTCAGGGATTGGTTTTGGAGTGAAAGATAATTTGAGAAAAGGTATGATGGCCATGGGATGGACCTATATTGTTATGGCATCTGTCGTTGGGATCATTCTTTATTCAATTATTATATTGGTAGAACGCAGAGCTATAAAGTGGCATGCTTCACAAAGATAA